The Avibacterium sp. 20-132 genome segment TGATGTACAAGATTTAAGAGTCACCTTCAAAACACCAGATGGTGAGGTTACCGCCGTGAATAATTTAACCTTTACCCTCAACGCAGGGGAAACCCTCGGTATTGTTGGGGAGTCAGGCTCGGGCAAATCACAAACTGCCTTTGCATTAATGGGATTATTGGCGGATAACGGTAAAACCTCTGGTTCTGCTCGTTTTAATGGAGAAGAAATTTTAGGTTTATCCTCATCACAATTAAACCGCTTAAGAGCGGAGCAAATTGCGATGATTTTCCAAGATCCAATGACCTCGTTAAATCCTTATATGAAAATTGGCGAGCAGCTAACCGAAGTGCTGGTCTTACATAAAGGGTACAGCTATAAGCAAGCCTTTGAAGAATCCGTAAAAATGTTAGATGCGGTGAAAATGCCAGAAGCACGTAAACGAATGGCAATGTATCCGCACGAATTTTCTGGTGGTATGCGTCAGCGTGTTATGATCGCAATGGCATTATTATGCCGTCCAAAATTATTGATTGCCGATGAACCAACCACCGCCTTAGATGTAACAGTACAAGCACAGATTATGACTTTATTAAATGAGTTAAAACACGAGTTTAATACAGCAATTATTATGATTACTCACGATCTCGGCGTGGTGGCAGGGAGCTGTGATCAAGTGCTGGTGATGTATGCGGGAAGAACAATGGAATATGGTTCAGCGAAAGAAATTTTCTATCAGCCAACGCATCCTTACTCCATTGGTTTAATCAATGCAGTGCCACGCTTAGATTCTGAAGAAGATAAACTCTTAACGATTCCGGGCAATCCGCCGAATTTATTACATTTGCCAACAGGCTGCCCGTTTAGCCCACGTTGCCAATTTGCGACGGAACAATGTAAAGATAGCCCATTATTAGAGGAATTTGCACCAAATCGTTTACGCGCGTGTTTTATTGCCCCTACTCAGCTGCTAAGAGGAAATTAAGATGAAAAAATTATTACTTGAAGTCGAAGATCTTAGCGTACATTTCAACGTGCAAAGCAACGAAGGCTTTTTATTTAAGAAAAAGCAAACCTTGCACGCGGTAAACCACGTCTCGTTTAAATTATATGAAGGAGAAACCTTAGGCGTGGTAGGTGAGTCTGGTTGTGGAAAATCCACCCTTGCTCGTTCGATTATTGGTTTGGTGAAATCCGCAGGTGGCAATATTTTGTGGCTAGGTAACGATCTCAGCCAACAAAGCGAAAAACAGTGGCACAGCACGCGTAAAGATATTCAAATGATTTTCCAAGATCCCTTGGCATCACTCAATCCAAGAATGACGATTGGAAATATTATTGCTGAGCCACTGAAGATTTACTTCCCGCATTTATCTGCACAAGAAGTCAAAGAGCGTGTGCAAGCAATGATGTTAAAAGTAGGCTTATTGCCAAATTTAATTAACCGCTATCCACACGAATTTTCGGGCGGTCAGTGTCAGCGTATTGGCATTGCTCGTGCATTGATTATTGAGCCTAAACTGATTATCTGTGATGAACCTGTTTCTGCTCTTGATGTTTCCATTCAAGCACAGGTGGTCAATTTACTTAAATCGTTGCAAAAAGAAATGGGGTTATCACTGATTTTTATTGCACACGATTTAGCTGTGGTAAAACATATTTCTGATCGCGTTCTGGTGATGTATTTAGGTAATGCGGTGGAGTTGGGGACTTATGACAAGGTCTATCACGAAACCAAGCATCCTTACACCAAAGCGTTGATGTCTGCTGTGCCAATCCCAGATCCGAATTTGGAACGAGGTAAAAAAATTCAGCTACTCGAAGGTGATCTCCCTTCCCCGATCAATCCCCCTTCTGGTTGCGTGTTTCGTACTCGCTGCCCATTAGCGGATACAGAATGTACATTAAGCAAACCGCGTTTAACGGGGAATAATCAGCACTTGGTTGCTTGCTTTAAAATATAACTGTAGCAGTTGAAATTAAAGTGCGGTATTTTTTCAATAGATTTTTTATTGTAAAAATCAAAGAAAAAGCACCGCACTTAATGATCGGATTAGTTTAAATATTTAAATACCTTGATAACCTTTACAACTCCAGCCACATTGCGAGCAATCTCTGTTGCGGCATCGGCTTGTTGTTGAGTGAGGTTTCCCATTAAGAACACTTCACCGTTTTCAGTGATGACTTTGACATCGGTGGCTTTTACCCCTGAATTGACAAAGAGTTTGGATTTAATTTGGGTGGTGATCCAGCTATCTTGACTGATTTGTCCAAGAGAGATAGGGGAACCTACTCGCAGTTCATTATAAACTTCAGAAACATTATCAACACCTTTGGCAAGCCCTGTGGCAATTTCTTTTAGATTTTCATTTGGCACTTGCCCGATAAGTAGAATCCTTCCGCCATATGAAACCACATTGATTCGAGCTTCGCTATCAAGTTGTTGATCTTTATTAATGGCGTGTAGAACTTTTTCTTCAAGGGTTTCATCATCAACCTGTGTTCCCACTGTTCTTGGATCGGTGGCGACTTTTGTTGCTACGGCTGTTGCCCCAACAATGCCGGCAACCGTGGCGCTAACGCAGCCTTGTAGTAAGAATGCGCTGCCGAGAATTAGGGCTAGTTTTTTTAAATTCCTTGTTTTCATTGTTGTACTCCTTTTGGGTTGTAAGCGGTTGAGTGCTAGGAATGAGAAAAAAGCGTGTGGTCAATTAACTCACAAATCGTATTAATAATAAAGAGATGATGCTCCAAAATACGGCTTTCTTTTACTGTTGGTGCGGTGATTTCCAAATCCTGTTCTGTCAGAAAGCCTTGAATATGATCGTTATTCGCGCCCGTTAATGCGATGACACTGATTTCTTTATTTAGTGCGGAATTAATGGTATCTAGCACCATTTCTTCATTACCAAAAGGGGAAAATACCACCAACAGATCCCCTTGTTGTGCGACGGCATTAAATTGGCGTTGATAAAATTGCTGTTTAGGGCGATCGGCGATAATAGCGGAGCCAATCGCATTATCTAAACTCAGTAGTACAGAGGGAAAGCTCGGGCGTTCTAATTCATAGCGATTGAGTAAATTCGCCACCAGAAATTGTGCATTGGCGTAAGATCGCCCTTGCCCGCAGACGATAATTTTATTACCACGCAATAAGCAGGCGACGATGTTTTGCACGGCTTGAAAAATTGCATTGGGCAATAAGCTTGAGGCTGAAATCTGGGTTTGTATGCTTTCGCTATAAAGATCTTTTATTTTATCTAACATTGTGATTTATCAGGCTTATTCATCAAGAAAATTGGGAATCCATTGTAGGTCTTGTATTGTATTACCAAATGCCACTAAATCAAAACGACAATCGGTATCTTCGAGGCTACAATCTTGTTTAGCCAGCCACATATTGGCGGCATCTAACCATTTTTGCTGTTTTTGCCAATCTACGCTTTCCACCGCAGAGCCAAAAAAATCATTTTTTCTTTGCCGCACTTCGACAAACACAATGGTATCGCCATCTTGCATAATCAAATCAAGTTCACCACATTTAAAGTGTTGGTTGGCGGCAATAAATTTTAGCCCTTTGGATTGTAAAAAAAGGCGAGCTTGTTGCTCAAAGCTCGCCCCTTGATGACGTTTAGATTTAAACATAATTAATTGCTTAATACCACCACGGAGGCATTTTGGTATTGATACCACGTCATTTCTCGTTCGATATTACAGTTCGGACCCGCACTTAATTTACCGGTTAAACCGTTGATATTGAATCCCGGAACTTGACGTAATTCATTAAATTGATTGATTAACAACCACGCATCAGCACCCATAGCATATAAACGCATTAAGGAGTAATCACCATTGGTAACGCTTGCTACTTTTTTATATTGTGCAGAATCCACATCTTTAAAGAAAGGAATATCACTAAATTCTAACCCATCCATTAATAAGCGATATTCAGGCGTGTTGTTTGAGGAATTACTGCGTGAACTTGCGAATAACTTCAGGTTAATATTGCTGTTATCAATTGCCAGTTTAATATCACTAAGCTGATTGTTCGTTGCCACAATATATAACGCTTGAATAGGTTGGCTTAAGCCTGATTGGAGCGTATAAGTGATGTCATCGGCATTATTATAAAATTTGATATTGGCATCTGTACCTGAAAGTTGTTGCCAGCGGGTGTTAAATGCAGAGGCCGTACGGCGACCAAGATCGCTTTGTGGCACAATGATAAATGGGTTTTGAATACCTTGATCCCAAATGCGATTTGCGGCAGATTCAGCTTCGTCTTCAGGCGCTAAGCCATAATAGCAGAGCTGACCAATTGCTCGAGAATTTTCAGTAGAATTTAAGGTAAGCACGTTTAGCCCTTGCAATAAGTCAGGGCGGTTGGTTAATTTATCTACATTTTGTTTTAACAACGGACCGACAATGGTATTAATTCCCTCTAGTTTGGCTTGTTCAATGATATTTTCCACTGGTGTAGCAAGGGTATCAAAAACTTTAACCTGAATATCCGAATTCCCTCTTGCATCATCAAATCCGCGTTTAATGGTGCTACCAATGATCTGCGCATCGCCACTTAATGGAAGCAGTAGGGCAACTTGGTTTAATTGTGTTTGTTGGAAATTAAATAACCCTTGCAGTTCTGTTGGGAAGAGATAACTTGCGCTATGTCTTGGATAAGCCGCTTTCCAGCTTTGTAAGGCTTGGCTTAATTGTGCTGGGTGATTTAAGTTATCATTATATGCTTTAGCTAATGCTAACCAGCCACCTAATGCGGCACTGCCTTCTGCCGATGTGTTGTTAATTAAGCCACGGTTTGCATTGCGTAATAATGCCCAAGTGCGGTCATTATTTTCTTGTTTTCTTTGGCTGTCCGTTAATAGGGAATCAATTTGAATACGCGCTTTCACGGCATTCATAATTTGATTACGATTTTTGGCTACACGCGCCACAACCTCATAATAGCGCGCTTGTTGTGAAGGGCTTAATAAGGCAAGATTAATCGCCTTTAAACGGCTATCCGCCGCTTTATTATTCCCTTTCATCGCCGCAATATGCGCTTCAATGATCGCTTTATCAAGTAGCTGTTCTTCATTGAGATCGTTTAATTCTGCTAACATCGCTTGAGCTTGAGGGATTTTATTCTCACGCACTAAAACACGCGCGGCAAGTAATTTATAGGTTTGTTGATCTTCAAGATTTTGCGTGCGTTGAATTTGATTGATGTAATATTCAGAACTGGCATTTGCATCGTTTTTCAGCACATTTGTGAAACTGTTTCCAAATAAATTGGTACAGCCCGCTAAAAGCAATGCAAATAAAAAAGGCATTAATTGATTTTTTAAATTAATGCGTTGTAATAGAATAGTCATAATTACTCCGTTGTTGAAAACAATCTCGGGGATCTTACTTATCTCAATAATTAAAATCAAATAAAAGAAGTAAAAATGGACAATTTAACTGGAATTTTATATATCGTGGCAACACCCATTGGCAATTTGCAGGATATTACGCAACGTGCTTTACAAGTATTGGAACAAGTGGATTTAGTTGCCGCTGAAGACACCCGTCATAGTGGCTTATTACTTAGCCATTACGGCATTAAAAAGCCTTTTTTTGCACTGCACGATCATAATGAACAACAAAAAGCCGATATTTTATGCGAAAAACTGTTGCAAGGGACAAGCATTGCATTAATTTCTGATGCAGGTACGCCACTGATTAGCGATCCGGGCTTTCATTTAGTCAGAAAGTGTCGCCAAGCGGGGATTAAAATCGTCCCAATTCCCGGCGCGTGTGCGGCGATTGCGGGGCTTTGTGCCTCAGGCATTGCGTCAGATCGTTTTTGCTTTGAAGGCTTTTTGCCTGCCAAATCCAAAGCACGTTGCGATAAATTAGAAAATCTTGCAAAAGAAGACCGCACTTTGATTTTCTATGAATCCACCCACCGCATTTTAGATTGTCTTGCGGATATAGAAAAGGTGTTCGGTGCAGAACGTTATGTAGTGCTAGCACGAGAGCTGACTAAAACGTGGGAAACGATTTACGGTGATGAGATAGGGGCATTACGTCAATGGGTCAGTGACGATCCAAATCGCAGCAAAGGCGAAATGGTGCTGATTGTAGAAGGCAATGTGAAGTGCGAGGAGGAAAGTTTTTCACCACAAGCCATCAAAGCCTTAGCACTTATCGCAAAAGAACTTCCACTCAAAAAAGCCGCGGCTATTGTCGCCGAGCTTTATGGTTATAAGAAAAATGCGTTGTATCAGTTTGGGTTGGAGAATTTGTAACGTGATTTTCGTACAAATTTATTTTCCCTCAACCCTATAATCAACGGGGAATTTCGGTATAATGCCCAAGTTTATTATTACAGGATAAAGGTTATGAGCCAGTTTTTTTATATACACCCAGAAAATCCGCAGCCGCGTTTAATTAATCAAGCGGTGGATATGTTGAAACAAGGCGGGGTGATTGTTTACCCGACGGATTCAGGCTATGCCTTAGGTTGTATGCTCGGTGATAAGCACGCAATGGATCGCATTGTGCAAATTCGCCAGCTGCCAGAAAATCATAATTTCACTTTGGTGTGTAGCGATTTATCAGAGCTTTCAACTTATGCCACGGTGAACAATGTGGCGTATCGACTGATTAAAAATAACACACCGGGGCGTTATACCTTTATTCTCACCGCCACGAAAGAAGTGCCACGCCGCTTAATGACATCAAAACGCAAAACCATTGGCTTACGCGTGCCAGATAATCAAATTGCGTTAGCCTTATTGAATGCCTTGGGCGAGCCGATTTTATCTTGTTCTTTAATGTTGCCCGGGGAAGAAGGTATTACCCAATCTGATCCTGAAGAAATTCGCGATCGTTTAGAACATCAAGTGGATTTAATTATTAACGGTGGCTATTTAGGACAAGCGCCGACAACTGTGGTGGATTTAACCGACAACACGCCAGTAATCTTGCGTGAAGGTAGTGGTTCAATTACGCCATTTATTTAATTTTTTCAAACTGTTAGACGCTTGGGAAAGCGACAAGAGGAAATATGAAATCAACATCTTATTCGCAACGCAATGCCACCAAAGGAATGCGTTTTGCTGAAAAAAATAACACTGAAAGAAAATGTACAGACAAGCCTTTCGTATCAAACGTAGAAAGTAAAGAAAAAAGTGCGGTAAAAAAGACCGCACTTTCTGCGGCGCATAAAGTCGAAGGGGAAAAATTACAAAAAGTATTGGCACGCGCAGGACAAGGTTCTCGCCGTGAAATTGAAGCGATGATCGCCGCCAATCGGGTCAGCGTAAACGGCAAAATGGCAACACTCGGTGATCGCGTTGTAGTAAATGCGAATTTAAAAATTCGTATTGATGGACATCTGGTGAATTTACAACAAGCACAAAAAGAAGTGTGTCGTGTGTTGATGTATTACAAACCCGAAGGCGAACTCTGCACACGCCACGATCCTGAAGGCCGTGCCACCGTGTTTGATCGCTTACCACGTTTGACAGGTTCGCGTTGGATTGCTGTTGGGCGTTTAGATATTAATACCTCAGGTTTATTATTATTTACCACGGATGGCGAATTGGCGAATCGCTTAATGCACCCAAGTCGAGAAGTGGAACGTGAATATTCCGTGCGCGTATTTGGGCAGGTCGATGAAGCAATGATCGCCCGTTTACGCAAAGGGGTTCAGTTAGAAGATGGGCCAGCCAATTTCAAAGCCATTAAGCCAATGGGCGGGCAGGGGATGAATCAATGGTTTGATGTTACCCTAATGGAAGGGCGTAATCGTGAGGTTCGCCGTTTATGGGAATCGCAAGGCATCCAAGTGAGCCGTTTGATCCGTATTCGTTACGGCAATATTAAATTAATGAAAACCTTACCGCGTGGCGGATGGGAAGAAATGGATCTCACCAATGTCAATTATTTGCGTGAATTAGTTGGGCTTGAACCAGAGACGCAAAGCAAATTAGATGTGACTAAACAACGCAGACGTGCCAAAACGGGGCAAATCCGCCGTGCTGTGAAACGTTATGCAGACATCAATAAACGTTATAAAAAAGCCTAAAAATGTAACAAAAAAGCACCGCACTTTAATCAAGGAGTGATGATGAAAATTCAGCAATTACGCTATATCGTTGAAATCGTAAATCAAAATTTGAATGTAACGGAAGCAGCAAATACCTTGTTTACCTCGCAACCGGGGATTAGCAAACAAGTGCGGTTGTTGGAAGATGAATTAGGCTTAGAGATTTTTGAGCGTAACGGCAAACATATCAAAGCACTTACCCCAGCGGGCAAAAAAATTGTCGCGATTGCGCGAGAATTATTGGTGAAAACCCAAAGCATTAAAGCCGTCGCAGATGAATATACGCAGCCTAATCACGGCGTGTTACGCATCGCCACCACCAACACCCAAGCGCGTTATATGTTGCCTTCTGTGGTAGAGCGGTTTTCCAAGAAATATCCTGATGTGAGCCTTCATATTCATCAAGGTTCACCCACGCAAATTTACGATGCCTTGCTTTCGGGAGAAGTGGATTTAGCGATCACCACGGAAGCGCAATATTTATTTGATGATTTGGTTCTATTGCCGTGTTATTTATGGAATCGTTCGGTGGTTGTAAAACCGGATCACCCTTTGGCAAAATGTAAACATCTCACTATTGAAGAATTGGGCAACTACCCACTGGTAACCTATACCTTTGGTTTTACGGGCGTTTCTGATTTAGATTATGCTTTTAACAGCGCAGGATTGTTGCCGAATATTGTGTTTACCGCGACCGATGCAGATGTGATTAAAACTTATGTCCGATTAGGCTTAGGGGTTGGCATTATGGCTTCAATGGCACACACGCCAGAAGATAACGATCTGGTTGCCATTGATGCCAGCCATATTTTCCGTTCGAGTATGACGCAAATTGCGTTCAAACATAGCATTTTCTTACGTAATTATATGTACGATTTTATCAATATGTTTTCACCGCACTTAACCCGCCCAATGGTGGAGCAAGCGGAGCGTTTACACGATAACAATGCGGTAAAAAAATTATTTGATGACGTGATGCTAGAAGTTCGCTAGTTTGTTACCGCCACTATTTAGCAATACGATGCAGGTGAATTTTGAAGGTAAAGGATATCCCTAAATAGAGATAAGGAGCATTTTATGAAAATTGTTTTTCTTGATAGCACAGCCATTCCAAAACATATTCCCATTCCACGCCCAAATTTTGAACATCAATGGGTGGAATATGCGCATACTTCACCAGAGCAAACCATTGAACGGGCGAAAGAGGCTGATATTGTCATTACCAGTAAGGTAGTGTTTGATCGCGAAACAATGAAACAGCTCCCTAAATTGAAATTAATTGCGATCACAGCTACGGGTACAAATAATGTGGACTTAGAGGCAGCCAAAGCACTTGGGATTGTCGTGAAAAATGTTACAGGTTATTCTTCTGTTACCGTGCCTGAACACGTTTTGGGTTTAATTTTTGCCTTAAAACACAGTTTAATGAATTGGTATAAGGATCAACTCAGTGCAAAATGGGCAAATAGCAAACAGTTTTGTTATTTTGATTACCCCATCACCGATGTAAAAGGCTCTACCTTAGGCGTTGTAGGCAAAGGCAATCTCGGTAAAGAAATCGGCCGTTTAGCTGAAGCCTTAGGAATGAAAGTGATTTATGCAGAACGCAAAGGGGCTACAACAGTGCGTGAGGGATACTTACCTTTTGAGCAAGTGTTACAAGAGGCGGATATTGTTACCTTGCATTGCCCTTTAACGCCAGACACCACGAATTTGATCAATGCGGAAACCTTAAAATTAATGAAGCCGACGGCGTATTTAATCAATACAGGGCGTGGGCCTTTAGTGGATGAAAAAGCCTTAGCTGACGCATTGGAAAATGGCACAATTGCCGCCGCAGCGTTAGATGTATTAGTGAAAGAGCCACCTGAGAAAGATAACCCACTTATTCAAGCGGCAACGCGTTTACCAAATTTAATTATTACCCCGCACATTGCTTGGGCATCGGATGGTGCGGTGGAAGTTTTGGTGAAAAAAGTGACACAAAATATGGAAGAATTTGTCGCAACAGGCAAATAATTTTATTGCAGGACGACATTTCTCCTGTTCAGCAGGGGAAATTTTGATAAATATTTATGATGAATTTACCGATTTCTTTATTTATTGCCCTACGCTATTGGCGTGCGAAAAGTGCAGATCGCTTTGGGCGATTAGTCACCAATCTTGCGATGATGGGCATTGTGCTAGGCATTATGGCATTAATCATCGTGCTTTCGGTAATGAATGGCTTGGAAAATCAGCAAAAAAAACAAGTGCTTTCCACGATTCCCCACGCCATAATGACGCCAAAATCGGGGAATTTATCCCTTGCAGCACCTATTCCCACAATGCCAGCTTTTGTACAGCGAGCGATTCCTATTAATACCACGAATGTCATTTTGCAAGCGCCACAGGGCGTGAGTGCAGGACAAGTGATAGGTATTCAACACTTTTCTGATGATCCCTTATTAGCACATTTTCAGGCGCAGGCTTTTGAACAATTATTGCCAGCAGGTGAATTTAAATTACTGGTTGGCGCGCAATTAGCACAAAAATTGCATTTACAGATTGGTGATAAAGTGCGTTTAATGATCACCGAAAATAGCCAATATACGCCCTTTGGGCGCGTGCCAGTACAGCGTTTATTTACTATTAGTGATATTTATTTTGCTTCAGGACAAAATGACACAAACGCCGTGTTTGCCAATCTTTCAGATATTGGTCGATTGATGCGTATTCCGCCACAGCAAATGCAAGGTTATCGCTTATTTTTGGCTGATCCTTTTGATATTACCAAACTTCCTCAATATTTCAGCCCAGAGAAATGGCAGATAGTCGATTGGCGTAGCCAGAAAGGGGAATTTTTCCAAGCAGTAAAAATGGAAAAAAATATGATGGGCTTGCTGATTAGCCTGATTATTGTGGTTGCCATCTCAAATATTGTTACTTCGCTTAGCTTAATGGTGGTGGATAAACAAGGGGAAATCGCGATTTTGCAAACGCAAGGGTTAAATAAATCTCAAGTACGCAGTCTGTTTATTTGGCAAGGGCTATTGGTTGGGATTACTGGAACGCTGATTGGTACGCTGCTTGGTGTGCTAACTACGTTAAATTTAGATTTCCTTATGGCGTGGTTTAATCCAGAAAATATTCGTTTGCCAACAGAACTTAATTATTCACAGATTGTGATTATTGTTGCGCTATCCTTATTATTTTCTTTATGTTCAACGATTTATCCAGCTTACCGCGCAGCACGAATTGAGCCAGCAGAAGCATTGCGCTATGAATAATGTGATCCCATAGTGCGGTGCTTTTTTACGCGATTTTAATGATAAAACAGAAAAAACGAGAAAAGAATGACAGAGAAGCAAATTTTACTCAGCTGCCAACAGTTAAGCAAGGTTTACCAAGAAGGGGAAAGCCGAACGTCAGTGCTAAAAGAGGTCACTTTTTCAATGGAAGAAGGCGAGTTAGTGGCGATTGTGGGCAGTTCAGGTTCAGGCAAAAGTACGTTATTACATACGCTAGGCGGCTTAGATCAGCCAACCAGTGGAGAAGTGTTCATTAAAGGGCAATCTTTACAGCAAACCAGCGCCGACGAATTAGCAAAATTACGCAATCACTATATGGGCTTTGTTTATCAATTTCATCATTTAATGGCGGATTTTAGTGCGTTAGAAAACGTGATGATGCCAATGTTAATTGGTAAACAATCGCGTAGTGAGGCACAAGATCGTGCAGAACAAATGCTACAAGCGGTTGGCTTATCTCATCGCATTAAACATCGTCCTTCTGCCTTATCTGGTGGTGAGCGTCAGCGGGTTGCCATTGCCCGTGCTTTAGTGAATCAGCCCGCTTTAGTGTTAGCCGATGAACCCACAGGGAATTTGGATCGTAAAACCACGGAAAGCATTTTTGAACTTATTTTGAAATTAAACCAAGAGCAAAAAATTGCCTTTTTATTGGTGACTCACGATTTGCAGTTGGCGGCGAAATTGTCTCGCCGAATGGTGATGCAAGACGGCGTATTGCGTGGAGAAAGCTAGATGAACGCACCTTTTTTTATTAGCTGGCGTTATCAGCGAGGGAAGCAAAAAAACCGTTTGGTTTCGCTGATTTCAATGTTTTCTACCCTTGGTATTGCA includes the following:
- a CDS encoding lipoprotein-releasing ABC transporter permease subunit, translating into MNLPISLFIALRYWRAKSADRFGRLVTNLAMMGIVLGIMALIIVLSVMNGLENQQKKQVLSTIPHAIMTPKSGNLSLAAPIPTMPAFVQRAIPINTTNVILQAPQGVSAGQVIGIQHFSDDPLLAHFQAQAFEQLLPAGEFKLLVGAQLAQKLHLQIGDKVRLMITENSQYTPFGRVPVQRLFTISDIYFASGQNDTNAVFANLSDIGRLMRIPPQQMQGYRLFLADPFDITKLPQYFSPEKWQIVDWRSQKGEFFQAVKMEKNMMGLLISLIIVVAISNIVTSLSLMVVDKQGEIAILQTQGLNKSQVRSLFIWQGLLVGITGTLIGTLLGVLTTLNLDFLMAWFNPENIRLPTELNYSQIVIIVALSLLFSLCSTIYPAYRAARIEPAEALRYE
- a CDS encoding 2-hydroxyacid dehydrogenase, yielding MKIVFLDSTAIPKHIPIPRPNFEHQWVEYAHTSPEQTIERAKEADIVITSKVVFDRETMKQLPKLKLIAITATGTNNVDLEAAKALGIVVKNVTGYSSVTVPEHVLGLIFALKHSLMNWYKDQLSAKWANSKQFCYFDYPITDVKGSTLGVVGKGNLGKEIGRLAEALGMKVIYAERKGATTVREGYLPFEQVLQEADIVTLHCPLTPDTTNLINAETLKLMKPTAYLINTGRGPLVDEKALADALENGTIAAAALDVLVKEPPEKDNPLIQAATRLPNLIITPHIAWASDGAVEVLVKKVTQNMEEFVATGK
- the lolD gene encoding lipoprotein-releasing ABC transporter ATP-binding protein LolD; amino-acid sequence: MTEKQILLSCQQLSKVYQEGESRTSVLKEVTFSMEEGELVAIVGSSGSGKSTLLHTLGGLDQPTSGEVFIKGQSLQQTSADELAKLRNHYMGFVYQFHHLMADFSALENVMMPMLIGKQSRSEAQDRAEQMLQAVGLSHRIKHRPSALSGGERQRVAIARALVNQPALVLADEPTGNLDRKTTESIFELILKLNQEQKIAFLLVTHDLQLAAKLSRRMVMQDGVLRGES